TCCAGCAGCACCTCCCTGGGCCAGTGGGGGCACTCGGCCCGGCTCCACGCGGCCCGGTGGCTGTCGGTGACCTCGGCCAGCACGCCCCCGTCCACCGGCACAAGGTGCACGCACCGCAGCACCGGCCGCGTGATGTCGCGGCTCACCGCGTGCCGCACCCGCTCCACCGCCAGCCGCAGGGCGGCCAGGTTCGTATCGCGCGGCAGGGCCACCTGTGGGGGGTCCGGCACCAGGCCCTCTCCCAGGTTTCCAAGGCACGCCTGGTACCTGTGGCCGGTCACCTCAAGCAGCGAGCCGTTTTGCCGCAGCTCCACGGCCTCGGGCTCGCTGCGCACCGCCGCCAGCAGGGCCCGGGCCGACACCGTCACCGCGCCCTGCACCGGTCCCGCGCCGTCGAGCCGGGCCTCCACGTGGGTGCGCGTGTCCGACGCGCGCACCCACAGCGCGCCGGCCTCCACCCGCAGCTCCACCGGGTCGTGGTCCTGCGGATACCCCTCCGCCACGGGCATGATGGCCTTGAGCACCCGCACCAACCGCCGAGCTTCAACCCTGATCTGCATGTCAGTGCTCCTCCGGCCGATGCGAAAGGGCCGCACTCAGAAACCTGAGAACCTCCAGGTGCTGGTCCACATCGTCCGTTGCGGTCATCATCGCCCGAACCTGGCGCTGCCCCTCCTCCGTCTCCGCATAGGCCGCCGCCTTCTCCAGCACCCGGATCAGCTCATCCACATCAATCTGCATGGCCGTTCTCCAGATGATGGAGTATCTGCGGGAGCACCTCTTCCAGCACGTGGATCGCCTGGGCCTCTGGGGTGCGCCGCGCGAACTGCGCGACCTGGTGCAGAGCCATCATCACCCGCCGGTCGCGCTCGGTGTGGAACTCCAGCGTGAGCCGCCGGGTATCGTCGGGCTCCGGCTGCGTGTCGCCGCCCCCGGCACGCAGCC
This is a stretch of genomic DNA from Deferrisoma camini S3R1. It encodes these proteins:
- a CDS encoding beta clamp domain-containing protein; translation: MQIRVEARRLVRVLKAIMPVAEGYPQDHDPVELRVEAGALWVRASDTRTHVEARLDGAGPVQGAVTVSARALLAAVRSEPEAVELRQNGSLLEVTGHRYQACLGNLGEGLVPDPPQVALPRDTNLAALRLAVERVRHAVSRDITRPVLRCVHLVPVDGGVLAEVTDSHRAAWSRAECPHWPREVLLEAEHLLPALPPGEGQIAADDDRVLIVHADETAAWRWVLRQRDGVFPDVSSVAPRTVHTLRVSAAELLERTRQVLPFAPADVALVRLRSVPGSGELVITSGPGLAAPGSATASVGCSHSGDDEIEWGWNAKYAVQACEAAGDVEITLTIQDPLAPILLRTDALPGWGEIIMPVRLE